The following proteins come from a genomic window of Cervus canadensis isolate Bull #8, Minnesota chromosome 3, ASM1932006v1, whole genome shotgun sequence:
- the GPR141 gene encoding probable G-protein coupled receptor 141, with the protein MAANNTSSCDDPILTPHLTRLYFVVLVGGLMGIVSILFLLVKMNTRSVTTTAVINLVVVHSAFLLTVPFRLTYLIKHTWTFGWSFCRFVSAMLHIHMYLTFLFYMVILVIRYLIFFKHKDKVEFYRKLHAVAASTAMWLLVIIIVVPLVVSQYGIHEGYDSHHCFKFHKELTHAYVQAINYMIVAIVIVIAVILLVLQIIIIVLMARKLGHSLLSHQEFWAQLKNLFFIGVILICFLPYQCFRIYYLYTVAHSRDCNYNVAFYNEIFLSVTAISCFDLLLFVLGGSHWFKQKIIDLWNCLLCR; encoded by the coding sequence ATGGCTGCCAACAATACTTCCTCCTGCGATGACCCTATATTGACACCCCATTTAACCAGGCTCTACTTTGTAGTGCTTGTTGGAGGGCTGATGGGCATCGTCTCCATTTTGTTCCTACTTGTGAAGATGAACACCCGGTCTGTGACCACCACAGCAGTCATTAATCTGGTGGTGGTCCACAGCGCTTTTCTGCTTACAGTGCCTTTCCGTTTGACCTACCTCATCAAGCACACTTGGACATTTGGGTGGTCCTTCTGCAGATTTGTGAGTGCCATGCTGCACATCCACATGTACCTCACATTCCTGTTCTACATGGTGATTCTAGTCATCAGGTACCTCATTTTCTTTAAGCACAAGGACAAAGTGGAATTCTACAGAAAACTACATGCTGTGGCTGCCAGCACGGCCATGTGGCTCCTGGTGATTATCATTGTGGTACCCCTGGTTGTTTCTCAGTATGGAATTCATGAGGGCTATGATAGCCACCACTGTTTCAAATTCCACAAAGAACTTACTCATGCATATGTGCAAGCCATCAATTATATGATAGTCGCTATTGTCATAGTCATCGCAGTGATTCTCTTGGTCCTCCAGATCATCATCATTGTGTTGATGGCACGGAAGCTCGGACACTCCTTACTATCTCATCAAGAGTTCTGGGCTCAgttgaaaaatctgttttttataGGAGTTATTCTTATTTGCTTCCTTCCCTACCAGTGCTTTCGGATTTATTACTTGTACACTGTGGCACACTCAAGAGACTGTAACTACAATGTTGCATTTTATAATGAAATCTTCTTGAGTGTAACAGCGATTAGCTGCTTTGATTTGCTGCTCTTTGTTCTTGGGGGAAGCCACTGGTTTAAGCAAAAGATAATTGACCTATGGAACTGTCTTCTGTGCCGTTAG